The sequence below is a genomic window from Anopheles cruzii chromosome 3, idAnoCruzAS_RS32_06, whole genome shotgun sequence.
tttaacCTTTGCATGGCGTTTGTGCGATCGTTCGATGGCCTCTTTCATTTCGATCACATACTCGTCGTACTTCATTTTATCTTTGAACCAAGCAACTGAAAAAGATAGCAGAATAAAGAATAATATGACACCGCTGCCCTTCCCAATGGCGTTCTTCCCACTTTTGCCATCCCCCCCGGGTTATGCTCACCGTACAGTGAATCACTGAATAGCACGACCGAAGATAGTTTGAACTTTTTGCCACTGTCCCACGTCACCGAGTCTAGCACCTCGTCGCTTACGATCGACGTCAGTGCGTTCATGACGATGTTTTGGTCACAGTCCAGTCTTATTTTGGTGAGATGCTCGAACAGCTTGTTGTAAAGCGACTCGTCGCCGCAGATGCTTTTGTTCAGCTCGATCAGTTCCTTCAGCGAACGAAGCGGAAACTTGAAGCACGATTCGATCTCAACTGACGGTGGCTGCGAAACCGTGCCAGGTTCGAGCGTGGCCAGCTGACCACAACCGGAACTACTacctccagcaccaccaccaccgagctgCGGGTTGGCACCAACTTCCTGCTTCAGTGTGGTCAACCGGCTTAAGCTTTGCTCGGTCACAACCTTTAGAAGTTCCTCGATGTTGGTAAGCTTTTTCAGTATAAGCTTGATGTCCTCCGATTGGTTACCAACCGCGGCGCTGTATGTGCTGTTACTATTGCTAGTGCTGCACGCTATGGCACTAGTATTCGGTGGGAGTGCCTGCTGTTGACCGATCGAAATGATCTGCTGTTGCGGTTGGACCTGCACCTGTACTGTCTGCAGGGTGCCGATCCCGCCCGTCGGACACGTTGtactgttactgttgctgTTCGATGTTACACCGACCAGCGTAGAGGACGAGGACGGTTCTTGATGTCGCACCCGTTTCAGCTCCTCCGAGTCCATACTGTGCTCATCGTCGTAGTCATGGTCGCCAGATGTCGCTGGTTGGGGGGCATCGCAAGGGACAGAacagaaagagggagagagagagagatagagaacgTGTGGGGGGTCTACAACCCGGATTAACGCTGAGCC
It includes:
- the LOC128272515 gene encoding uncharacterized protein LOC128272515, with protein sequence MDNCHNYATTSKKKRIPISDDIHIIIKKFRDKDKHDEKPSTSGDHDYDDEHSMDSEELKRVRHQEPSSSSTLVGVTSNSNSNSTTCPTGGIGTLQTVQVQVQPQQQIISIGQQQALPPNTSAIACSTSNSNSTYSAAVGNQSEDIKLILKKLTNIEELLKVVTEQSLSRLTTLKQEVGANPQLGGGGAGGSSSGCGQLATLEPGTVSQPPSVEIESCFKFPLRSLKELIELNKSICGDESLYNKLFEHLTKIRLDCDQNIVMNALTSIVSDEVLDSVTWDSGKKFKLSSVVLFSDSLYVAWFKDKMKYDEYVIEMKEAIERSHKRHAKVKTKRNQQNQQQQQPQAIQQTGTIMHSPLGTNSTTTTSTATGAVSSISSDNSALAVKMESLE